A region of Sphingomonas sp. DNA encodes the following proteins:
- a CDS encoding MFS transporter: MRFEAAPGTGLLGKLIAADRDEVPAVAAGFLVFFLVFASFFMLRPVREAFGSVGGGEDLPWLFTGTFVATLVVVPLYGWVAARMPRRRLLPILYAITSVVMAGFATSLALNPESVWTGRAFYIWYSVVNLFAISIAWSLMADLFERERGHRLFGQIAAGASLGGLTGPILSGALVMRVGEAGLLFISIGLLLSSLIFVRALLGWRDRMGPRTDVPPPDRIGGSIWAGLTLVARSPYLIAIAAFVLLLTTATTFLYFEQARIVEAAFPDRAERTRVFAAIDTLVQSLTILIQIFFTGRLARRLGVTVLLVAVPATMMFGFGLLALAATFPVLVFVMIVRRVGEYALVRPGREMLFTPVDAETKYKAKNAIDTFVYRGGDAISGWAYTGIVAIASTGAVAIAGAVVAGTWAALGYAIGRRHDGARPDSGPAGPSR, translated from the coding sequence ATGCGCTTTGAGGCAGCGCCGGGGACGGGGCTGCTCGGCAAGCTGATCGCCGCGGATCGGGACGAGGTTCCGGCGGTCGCCGCCGGCTTCCTCGTCTTCTTCCTGGTCTTCGCCTCCTTCTTCATGCTGCGCCCGGTGCGCGAAGCGTTCGGCAGCGTCGGCGGCGGCGAGGATCTGCCCTGGCTGTTCACCGGCACCTTCGTCGCGACGCTCGTCGTCGTGCCGCTCTACGGCTGGGTCGCGGCCCGGATGCCGCGCCGCCGGCTGCTGCCGATCCTCTATGCGATCACGTCCGTGGTGATGGCCGGCTTCGCGACCAGCCTGGCGCTCAATCCGGAGAGCGTGTGGACGGGCCGCGCCTTCTACATCTGGTATTCGGTCGTGAACCTGTTCGCGATCTCGATCGCCTGGAGCCTGATGGCCGACCTGTTCGAGCGCGAACGCGGCCACCGCCTGTTCGGCCAGATCGCGGCGGGCGCCAGCCTGGGCGGGCTGACCGGGCCGATCCTCTCCGGCGCCCTGGTCATGCGGGTCGGCGAGGCCGGGTTGCTGTTCATCTCCATCGGCCTGTTGCTTTCGTCCCTGATCTTCGTGCGCGCGCTGCTCGGCTGGCGCGACCGGATGGGGCCGCGCACCGATGTGCCGCCGCCCGACCGGATCGGCGGCTCGATCTGGGCGGGCCTGACCCTGGTCGCGCGCTCGCCCTATCTGATCGCGATCGCCGCCTTCGTGCTGCTGCTCACCACCGCCACCACCTTCCTTTATTTCGAGCAGGCGCGGATCGTCGAAGCGGCCTTCCCGGATCGCGCCGAGCGCACGCGGGTGTTCGCCGCGATCGACACGCTCGTCCAGTCGCTCACCATCCTGATCCAGATTTTCTTCACCGGGCGGCTGGCCAGGCGGCTCGGCGTCACCGTGCTGCTCGTCGCGGTGCCGGCGACGATGATGTTCGGCTTCGGCCTGCTCGCGCTCGCCGCGACCTTCCCGGTGCTCGTCTTCGTGATGATCGTGCGCCGGGTGGGCGAATATGCCCTGGTCCGGCCGGGCCGCGAGATGCTGTTCACGCCGGTCGATGCCGAGACCAAGTACAAGGCCAAGAACGCGATCGACACCTTCGTCTATCGCGGCGGCGACGCGATCTCCGGTTGGGCCTATACCGGCATCGTCGCCATCGCCTCGACCGGCGCGGTCGCGATCGCGGGCGCAGTCGTGGCCGGGACCTGGGCGGCGCTCGGCTATGCGATCGGGCGCCGGCACGACGGCGCGAGGCCGGACAGTGGACCCGCCGGCCCAAGCCGCTAA
- a CDS encoding DUF885 domain-containing protein, whose protein sequence is MRSGAGTTARGRTVDPPAQAAKRPPFTQTEDRRLKLHLPLAALLLASAGIAVAQQQSAPAAPAATTLSAEDQRLIAFLDAAFDEAIANNPQMLTSLGSKRLYDRLNDYTDAFRQSQRALRERQLARLRAEFDPARLGPSGRLSYRLFEQQIEDEGRAFQWRWHGFPATTNGSPMGNIPVFLINNHRIDNAADAEAYVARLVDVERAFGEIAANMRHQASLGIVPARLNFAPVRQDGLRILSGAPFTGEGTNVVLADFTTKVNRLDIAQGEKDRLIAAARDALAGPFRRGYDTFFAVLDEIEPRATGNDGAWSLPDGAGFYAQRLRQSTTTDLTAEQIHQTGLEQVARIHREMERIKAQVGFTGSLQDFFRHINTGAEFKYPNTEQGREQYLADARAFVAQVMEVAPQWFRRLPQAALEVRAVEPFRQETAAVAFYNRPTPDGSRPGIYYVNLADMNQVLRPQTEAISYHEGAPGHHFQIALAQELPGVPRFRRLGGYGVYSEGWGLYAEGLGKEMGFYQDPISEFGMYSTQLWRAIRLVVDTGLHHHRWSRERAIAYFTENGLLSERDVIKEVERYINNPGQATSYMIGQLKILELRDRARQALGDRFDIRDFHAVVLENGAVPLDVLEEMVDAWIAARRNG, encoded by the coding sequence ATGCGATCGGGCGCCGGCACGACGGCGCGAGGCCGGACAGTGGACCCGCCGGCCCAAGCCGCTAAAAGACCCCCATTCACCCAGACCGAGGACAGACGCTTGAAGCTCCATCTCCCGCTTGCCGCCCTGCTGCTCGCCAGCGCGGGCATCGCCGTCGCCCAGCAGCAATCCGCGCCCGCTGCGCCCGCCGCCACCACGCTCTCCGCCGAGGACCAGCGGCTCATCGCTTTCCTCGACGCCGCTTTCGACGAGGCCATCGCGAACAATCCGCAGATGCTCACCAGCCTCGGCTCCAAGCGTCTGTATGACCGGCTCAACGATTATACCGACGCCTTCCGCCAGTCGCAGCGGGCGCTGCGCGAGCGCCAGCTCGCCCGGCTGCGCGCCGAATTCGATCCGGCCCGCCTCGGCCCGTCCGGCCGCCTCTCCTATCGCCTGTTCGAACAGCAGATCGAGGATGAGGGGCGCGCCTTCCAGTGGCGCTGGCATGGCTTTCCGGCGACCACCAACGGCAGTCCGATGGGGAATATCCCGGTCTTCCTGATCAACAACCACCGCATCGACAATGCGGCCGATGCCGAAGCCTATGTCGCGCGTCTCGTCGATGTCGAGCGCGCGTTCGGCGAGATCGCGGCGAACATGCGGCATCAGGCGAGCCTGGGCATCGTCCCCGCCCGCCTCAACTTCGCGCCGGTGCGCCAGGACGGCCTGCGCATCCTCTCCGGCGCGCCGTTCACGGGCGAGGGTACCAATGTCGTGCTCGCCGATTTCACGACCAAGGTGAACCGGCTCGATATCGCGCAGGGCGAGAAGGACCGGCTGATCGCCGCCGCGCGCGACGCGCTCGCCGGGCCGTTCCGGCGCGGCTACGACACGTTCTTCGCCGTCCTCGACGAGATCGAACCGCGCGCGACGGGCAATGACGGCGCCTGGAGTCTGCCCGACGGCGCCGGCTTCTACGCCCAGCGGCTGCGCCAGTCGACGACCACCGATCTCACGGCGGAGCAGATCCACCAGACCGGATTGGAACAGGTCGCGCGCATCCACCGCGAGATGGAGCGGATCAAGGCCCAGGTGGGCTTCACCGGCTCGCTCCAGGACTTCTTCCGCCACATCAACACCGGCGCCGAGTTCAAATATCCGAACACGGAGCAGGGGCGTGAGCAGTATCTGGCCGACGCGCGGGCCTTCGTCGCGCAGGTGATGGAGGTCGCGCCGCAATGGTTCCGGCGGCTGCCGCAGGCCGCGCTGGAGGTCCGCGCGGTCGAGCCGTTCCGCCAGGAGACGGCGGCCGTCGCCTTCTACAACCGGCCGACGCCGGACGGTTCGCGCCCCGGCATCTATTATGTGAACCTCGCCGACATGAACCAGGTGCTGCGTCCGCAGACCGAGGCGATCTCCTATCATGAGGGCGCGCCGGGCCATCATTTCCAGATCGCGCTGGCGCAGGAGTTGCCGGGCGTACCGCGCTTCCGCCGCCTCGGCGGCTATGGCGTCTATTCGGAAGGCTGGGGCCTTTATGCCGAGGGGCTCGGCAAGGAGATGGGATTCTATCAGGATCCGATTTCCGAGTTCGGCATGTATTCGACCCAGCTCTGGCGCGCGATCCGCCTCGTGGTCGACACCGGCCTCCACCACCATCGCTGGAGCCGCGAGCGGGCGATCGCCTATTTCACCGAGAACGGCCTGCTGTCCGAGCGCGACGTGATCAAGGAGGTGGAGCGCTACATCAACAATCCCGGCCAGGCGACGAGCTACATGATCGGGCAATTGAAGATCCTGGAGCTGCGCGACCGCGCGCGCCAGGCGCTCGGCGACCGCTTCGACATCCGCGATTTCCACGCGGTCGTGCTGGAGAACGGCGCGGTGCCGCTCGACGTGCTCGAGGAGATGGTCGACGCCTGGATCGCGGCGCGGAGGAACGGCTGA
- a CDS encoding DUF3297 family protein, which translates to MSATPPDRLSNNPRSPHFDMAALQRGVGIRFKGREREDVEEYCVSEGWIRVAAGKAVDRHGMPVTVKLNGEIETWWREEGEGEDAAED; encoded by the coding sequence ATGTCCGCTACGCCCCCCGATCGCCTGTCCAACAATCCGCGCAGCCCGCATTTCGACATGGCGGCGCTGCAGCGCGGCGTCGGCATCCGCTTCAAGGGCCGCGAGCGCGAGGATGTCGAGGAATATTGCGTCTCCGAAGGCTGGATCCGCGTGGCTGCCGGCAAGGCGGTGGACCGTCACGGCATGCCGGTGACGGTGAAGCTCAATGGCGAGATCGAGACCTGGTGGCGCGAGGAAGGTGAAGGCGAGGACGCGGCGGAAGACTGA